TAATATTACCATGGCTATAATAGAAACTTAAAAGTAGCTTCCAAGTGAGTCTCTGCCACATAAACGAGCACTCGAGCACTGATCCGATGCAAGCAACAATAGAGATGAACAAGAGTTAGCAGACCTAAAGTCAACACCGATCCTAACTTCAACAAAGGCAGTTCAAAACGGCATCTATTCAAGACCACACCAAACGATCCAGATCCTCAATCGCAGCAGACAAACAAACACCGATTCaccaataaatatatatatatatatatatatatatatatatatatatatagagagagagagagagagagagagagagagagagagagagggagaggagtgTTACTTCTCCTGCTTGGCGAgggcggaggaggtggagagGAGGCCAGAGAGGTGAGGAGAGTGAGGGGCGGTGGAAGGGATGGCAAGTAGGCCTTGTACTGGCCGCTGCCGGATGACGTCATAATCGCCGCCTATGGAGAGCGCCTCGGGACCGCCGAAACGATCGGTCAAAATGCCGGCATCCGAAGcttgcgaaacaaatgaaactgAAAATGCAGGAATTTGGGCAGACTGAACCATTTAAGGGAGTCATTTGCCCCTGAACATGCATCATTATGGAGCATCAATTCTAGACCTAGAACCTAGAACATACCATGTTAAAACCGGTCCCCGGTGTTTTGAAACCTACCTTATTTTTATGGTTCGATTCCAAGATCTATTGGAGAAcaaatttttgctttgtttctctttctagtttcattttttccagtaaaataatatgagtattaaTGATgtgattcaaagtaaaagatgaataataaaattcGCTATCGGCCAAAAGCAACAACCCCTAAGATGAAAAGTGAAGGGGTGCTGCCCTATTGCTAAATCACGACTATTGCAGTTAGATTTTAGGGGAAAAACACATTAGGGTTTGGCTTTTTAAATCACGAAACGGTTGAGAAAACCTCCTTCAGTAAATTTTTATATTGACAAAACTGTCCTTAGTCAAATTGAATGTGGTAAATACATTATTGTACTTTATTTGTAGTGAGAcatacgagaaaaaaaaatttatattgacCTTAGTTGAATGTTCAAACTCAAGGTAAAAATATCACCTATCTATTTATGAAGGGATTGAATCATGTTATCTAAATTAGGTGAAATAACACTTATGAAACTTCAACCACACCTTTGAATAAAGACTCATATGCGAGTATCAACAAGCAATCTATTAACTTCAAACTCAGTATTCTATCTGTTCAAATTCAAAAgactaattttgtttttgaagaatATTCAGACACGGGGAAATATTCAGATCCAAAAGTGTtcttgtttgaagacccatgtTTGACATATGCTATATGTGGCTCAAAAATCCATTTCAAGGAAGTTGTGATCTTAGATTTGGAAGATGGTTCTATAATGGATCATAAAACATCTCAAGTTGGAAATAACCTTTAGTAACAAGCCGATTTCCGTAAATTAAGAACTCTACTtataaaatccaaaaatttgattgtatgggcgaccTAATCATCGGGCTCATACTCTATTCACTCAACGGTTGCTAAATCTTCTAGATAcaatatttatgccaattctaACCGTACCATATAGGACGGTTGACtttcacgtcaatgatttccaattaaaattggttggatgaatTCAATTGACGAAACGTGTAAAGAttcatgactcaattgacacaattagatggtttgtgattaaattgacaaaaccgcaataagtttaagacttttcggACAAATTTTCCCATTTCAACAAATATTGTTAAAGTTTACaaaatgagaagaatttttatacACCACACAAGCGGTACAGAGAGAGTAGTTCAGCTAAAAacgtccctctccctctccctctccctctccctagCTCTCTATTTTCTCGTCTTCGAGCTCGAAATAAATTATTGAAcattattttaaacttttaatacaAATTTAGCAAATAAATCTACCTaactttataaacttttctcACATGTGCAATCAATACCAGTACAAAAATTCTAGTTGATTATCATGTTTagggataatgatacaaatagtctttgaactttgattaatgtgcaatgtgatcccttGACCTTTtaattcaaggaccacattatatattaggttaaaatttagggatcatataggtccaattaaaaattcagggaccacattgtatattatatcaaaatataagggtcatttatatcatttttcttcataTTTATGGAATTGGAATAGTTTTTAGTTGATTTATTCAAATTCTTCGGACAATTACTTCAACGTCCCTCCAAATTTCTGTAGGTCATTCACCCGTTGACCAAAAGCTTTTGTTCTTTCCCCTCGCAGGACAAACCCGCAGTTTCCttgaattttcttcttgttccgACCTTTCCATATCGAAATGCAAGACAGTACTGGAGTTTAGTATTTGGGTCGCCCTCTGCTGCAACTTCGGGCCTGTTCACATCCCACCATAAGAACGAGATTTGCTTGCTGACTACTTGGGCGACACCCATCTACACCCCTCTTGCTCTGTTCATGGCGTCGATGGCGGTTCGTCTGAGAAAGCTCGCTCCTTTTGGTGCTCCAAGTTCGGTCCCCCTCCTCCTTTCGAAGACGAAGCACGAggaaaaattgaatcttttttctGCGTTCGCTATGGGAAACATTCAGAGTTTGTCCACATGTTCAGTTGATGCAAGTTCCAGGTTTGTCTCATTCAAGTGTCATGCGGCTCATTTGTTCGACGAAATGTGGCTCTGAGTAGAGTTATAATTGAGAAGAAGATCAAGTCCTAGCAGTTGCGCTTCAAGCTCTAATGCCATGTTAGCTAATGTTTGACATTGATTCTATGAAATTTAGAAGTTTTAGTTGGTAGATAATGACCTGAGGACAATTGACGACCGGCGGTTCATTCTAAGCAAAAGCATGAAGCGCGCCAACAATGCATGAAATAGGTGTCAATGGGCATTGTAAAAATGAGGAACAGGATGTGAAAGGAGAAtgggaaaattgaaattttctacttaGGATCTTCTTGTTTATGTTACTCACAAGTTTCAGCTAAAAACGTTGTAGCATGTATTTTATATATTGCCACTTCTTTAAGCGTGGTTTTCATTCTTGTAGTGTGTCTGATACTAAGTGCACATTAGCATTTGATGTGGAATAGGAAGTATATTGGCAGATGTAGGACTAGCACAGTCTCTTTCGAGTGTTATAAGACACTGAACCTACTTTTGCAATCCCCTAAATGAAAGATTAGAGGTGGTGATGGACCAAGTTACCGGGAATTTCAGAGATGGCCAAACGGAGGTGGAACTTTCCATGAGTCTGCTTGCATTGATCCAACTGCACTCATTGAAGTGGGTGCTGTTGTACATCCAAAAGCAGTGCTGGGTGCACATGTACATGTCGGATCAGGAACAGTTATTGGACCCGCTGTTACAGTTGGCCAGTCAACGAATATTGGGTAGCGTTTACTTCCTTCTCTATTTTGGATTGCTGCTTGGGTGTATGTTGCATCTGTCTGGATTCAAGTACTTTCTCATTCGTACGACTGTATGTATTTCTGTTCATACTTGGCTTGGCTGGACCTTTAGGTTGAGGTTGGTATGTTGTCTGGCTGCTGTGTATTGCGATGGATCCCTATGCTTCCCTCTACATAATGGTTAGGTGTGCTTTTTGAGGTGGCTCTTTGCAATTAGGTAGTTGAACTTGTTTAACTTGTGTTTGTCCCTGTACATTTCATGCACATTGTGCAAGCAAGCATATAAGAACGGGCTTATATTATTTCGCACTACCACAACTTGCAGTCTTGTTTCTCTATTTCCAATTCTGTTTAGCTGTTCTATTTGTAACATTTAAGTTCTTGTACAAAAATATCTTTAAGTTGTTTGTCTCTTGATTTCCAAGAGAAATTAGAATGTGAATCAGCCTTTTCCTTCCATAGGGTTGGAATGGCCTAATTTTTAGCAAAACAATGTGCTCAATGTCAAAGGTAAGTAATTCTAGCTCTATCATACTTGACCTATATCCATGCATAGGCTCAAAACATTCATTATACATGTCAACTATGTTGAAGAAATGTTGTTTGAACTATTTATACAATGTATAATAGTATCCTTCCCAGTTAAACTGTGAAGAATCAATTGGCATTACTTAGTAATCACATCTTCAACAGGTACAATGTTTCACTGGGTAATTGCACTGTTGGTGGATCATGCATAATCCACAATGGAGTATGTGTCGGTCAAGATGGTAAGGCAGGACAATTTATCTCATTTATTAGCTTTTCTCATCAGTATTTTGAGTGCTTTCGATTCTCATTTAAATGGCTGTGtgatttttgcttaaatttCCATTGGTAGTGTCTCGGCCTATTGTATTATAAAACGAATGTGCTATTTTGACATAATCCACGATGGTGTTTGCGTTGGTGATTGTTACATGCTTGCTTTGTGATGGGATGATAGCGTACCTTTTGCATTGGCTTGTATGGATGCTGCTATTGCTAAACGAACATCTGTTGGTAAACTTGCTGCCAGCTGCTATGTGGTATTATAAACATTTTTCTAAGATATCCTTTGTTTGTTCTCATAAATAAGGTCTTGCATCTAAGAATTTCAACCGAAGTTTCTTCTAACCAAGACACAAACTTGCTCTTCTTGACATAAGGGTTACtggttgtcatttttttttttccttccctgaATTTTGGTGTCATTTTGTTTACAGGATTTGGATTTCTTGTGGATGAGTCTGGAAACATGTTGAAGAAGCCTCAAGTTGGTCTTGCGTTTTAGTTTGTGAAGAGTCTGATTAATTCTTGTTTCTTGCCTGCAATCTATTTTAGTCTTGTCCAGCCATGGTTGTTTGGTCCAATCTAGGTTTTCGCATAGCTGTTCAGTGAGCAAACTGGAGGACCAAGGCCCAATTCCTGTTTGGAATCTTGGGATTGTTCCAGCCGGTTCATCGAGCACAACATGTGATctgtttttcttctcctttccctTTGACAGATGCTGATTGCTAGGATAGGGGATCATGTGGAGATTGGTGCAAATACGTGTATTGATAGAGGCAGGTGTGTTGCACTCCAAATGAACTATTGAGATATCACGATTCCAAGGAAATCCTTTTTGTGAGATTAAGATTAAAGACTGATCGTGCGAACTATATACATGTGCAGTTGGAGAGATACGGTCATTGGGGATTGGTCAAAGATAGATAATTTAGTTCAGGTAGGTTTTTTGCTGACTACAATCTTTCCATAAAACTGCTTGATTTATGATATGAACTTTTTGTGGCTTTTCAGATTGGCCACAATGCAGTTATTGGGAAAAGTTGCATACTCTGTGGTCAAGTTGGAATTGCCGGTTCAGCAACGTATGTTGTTTTCACTGAGAAGTTTTATAATCTTGGAACTTGTGAATGACCTTTCTGCATTTTTCTCCAGTCACAACTCATTTAAGTTTATattttgattagtttttctGTTTTGGAGAAGCTGAGTTGTTAATTTGCACAACCATACTTATGATTTTTGACTTCTTCCTCGTTTCAGTTTAGGAGATTATGTGACTCTAGGTGGAAGGGCAGCTGTTCGGGATCATGTGTCTATTACATCAAAGGTATCCATTTGTTCTTGTTAGAATTGTCTGGTGATGTACAGTTGCTAAATGAGTTCAATATGATAATTTGTACATTGTAATGATCTAAGCTggtgcttttgcttttgagctTTCTTATGGCAGAAAAATCGCTATCACATTAATGTGATTCAATCCTATGATGTTCATTGAACACCATATCCTTTAGTATTTCAATCATTGCAAACTTCATTAGTCATGTCATGGCCCATGTTTAACAATAGGTTGCAACTGGTTGGTTAAACTTGTTTGACCAAGAACTATGCTTAGCTTCTGTTAACCCCCTCAAATTGCCTTACCATTCTCATTGGTTCAAAACTTAAAAGGACAGAGATTAGTTGGAGTTGAAATTGGATTGTGGATGACATGCATTTACATGTAGAAGCACTCATAGGTTCTACGTTATTGCCATTGAGTTGCTTATTATGCAACTTTTGCTGGGGTTGATTTGCAGTAAACTTTAACATCCCATTTGGAATCACTGCACTAGTTTCTTGTAGCAACTTAATCAAGAAAACATAGTTGCCTGTGCATGTGTAAAGAGTCTTAGCCACAAGCAAGCACCATTTGAAAATGCAGGTGCGTCTAGCTGCAAACAGCTGTGTCATCAGGGACATAAAAGAGCCAGGGGATTATGGCGGCTTCCCGGCTGTAAGGACCCTATCATCTGATAATGCTTTTGGAGTTTTCATCTTACTGATGTTGCACTGAGTATTACCAGGATCAAGAGCTTGGTGGTGGTGTCAGCTGACCAATATTCAATTTGATGTATCGGCTGTTTTTGCAGGTGCCAATAGGTATCTGGAGAAGACAAGTTGTTTCCCGTGGTTGGTCTTGAAGGAGAGGTGTTCCATGAAGTTGCTAATGATATAAGATTCCAGTCGTTTTAACATCGTCCTCCTGATGTGGAAATATCATGTGAAGGCGGGTCTGCTCTGTCCCACCACCAGCCCAAAAAGGAAGACGTTCCTGGAGCATTGTTTATCATATTGTCTTGTTAGGAacatattctttcttttgtggCGAAATTGGTCAGGTATGAAACTTCCTGATTGTAGGTCCGCATGTCCCGCTAGTTGCTTTAGTACTGAATCAAGTTTTCAAGCTTTAGTGGCCAATGCTTATTTTCATTGGTTGGTTCTTGCACAGAAAAGTCTCCACTAATATCATCCTGATAGTCTTGAATAGAATTTGAAGTGGCCTGTGACCCCACAAGTAGACATGCATGCCGTCTAGAGACTTGGCCCTTTCAGtaccctctttttcttttcttttcttttttaggcaTTTACAAGTTCATCTAATAGTCTTTCAGTGGAGCATACCATTTTAAAAGCATCAGACCTCTCTAAATTAGAAATGCTACTTGACTTATCAGTTGattgttttcttctcctcttcctccataAAGGAAGAGGAGTAGAGAAAACTGGTTCAAAAGAATGGTGAAAGTAAAGGTTTGGAGCCTTTTAAATTGCTATTTTTGTTGGGAAACTGATGTGAAGCGTAGACATTTAACGATTCTCGAGTACCGAAGACAAGTGAGACTTTGAGCTCTTAATTGTGGTGCGTCTCCTTGAAGGCATGGTCCCAAGGAATCCCAAAAAGTGAGACTTTGAGCTCGTGTGTGACCCTGATTAGGATGCTCTGAGAGGTTGTGATTGAGTGATGTATCGGCTTTATTGACTTTATTGCACAATAATGCTATACTATTCCTGCAATATGCCACAAAAGTCGATTCCTTTGTGCTGGGGAGGGGACCCTTTTCTGTCTTCATGTATAGACTCTGTTCAagtggcctttttttttcccctggacCTGGCAAAGAGGATAACCTTTTCTGTCTTCATGCTATACTATTCCTGCAATATGccgttcctttttctttctttcatctgAGGATAGTGAAAGCTTTAATTTTTGCTATGCGCTTTATACTTTTCTCCAGACCCTTTATCCTGATCAATTAATCGTCCAACCAAGAACATGTCTGGCTTCTAGAGGCTATCAATTATGTGGACATGGTGTGTAGGAACACCTTAATCTTGAACACAAGGACTCTTGCCGTACTATCTCTGTTTCTAGTCAGCGAATTTCGAAATCATGAACTAAAATCTATTTCCAGAGTATCGACTATGCTAATGTGcaacaaagaagaaatgaatcagATGCCATGATAGGCTGTACCATTTTGAGTGAAcgacttgaaaatttttctaattatatacAACATTTGAAGCATGAAAAACTGAAATTTCTGTAAAAACACGAGTCTCGTCACAATGTGCCATGTCATAAAGCCTAAATGTTAATCACATTCTAATTGCCAAGCTCTTCCAAGCAAATGGTATTGCTCTTACCTGTTTGCCCTTCTGTTATTCTCATACTAGAAATAATAAGCCAGAGTCCTGGCAAGAAGATACATCAATTCTCTTACAACAGTAAAGTGTACCTACCGGATTTGTCTGGTAAAATCTAAACAATGAGTTAATCTAAATGGTAGCCACAAAATCTCGGCTACCGTGGATCTGAATCAGCGCAACCACTATCAGCAGCAGACCACGGTGACATTATCTTGCTATTAGATTGGTCCAGTTTGTTGGTAGATTGATCTGAGTTCAGCACACAAGGTGGCTGTATGTACTTCTTAACAGGAAAGAAGAATGAAGGTTTTTGAGGCACTGGGATGCTAATAGACTCGCTGTTTAACATGAGAATAACCAAATCCATGGTAGGTCGGTCTTCTGTGTCGTCTTGCACACAGAGCAAGCCAATGTGCATGCATTTGATCACTTCGTTCACGGAGTAAGCTTTACTTAAAGCTGGGTCCACTGCTTCTGACGGAGTTCGGTTGCTCCAGTGCttccaaacctaaaagattaGTTAGTATTAGTAATTTTTATTCGGATTGCCGTTGTGCTACTATCAACAGTGATGTTAGCCAAAACAAGAAGTGCTGTATTAAGATACTCACATAGCCTAGCAGGCCGTCATCGCAGTCCAATGCGAAGAATTGGCTGTTCTTTTTGCCGGTTATAATCTCTAGCATTAACACGCCGTAGCTGAAGACATCGGATTTTACTGAGAAGTGTCCAAACATCAGATACTCAGGAGACATGTAGCCACTGCATTGAGCACAATACGTTAACGCAGAGGATAACCTAGAAATTTTCACTATGGATATAAAATGCTTGAACAAAATGAGGACAAATGCCCCAAGTTCAATGCTAATGGCGCACTCTTCTCTTTTCAACAGCAAGTCGGATTAGCAGGTGTTGAGCTTACTATGTTCCCACGATTCTATTTGTGCTTGCTTGAGTCTGATCAGTACCGAAGATTCGGGCCAAACCAAAATCtgagatttttgggttcatgTCAGCATCTAGCAGAATGTTGCTGGCTTTGAGATCACGATGGATAATTCGAAGCCGAGAATCTTCATGAAGATATAGTAGTCCGCGTGCCACCCCTACCATGACCTTGTAACGTGTTGACCAATCCAGTTGTCCACTGAGCATGGGATCTGTACATCAGTCGAAATAATCTGTAAGTTGCATCAACTCGTATTTCCATAATGCTCATGCCCAGATCATCACATGTAGTTGCTTTCATCAAATTTTGATCAGATGTTCTCATTATGACGTAATTCATTGCCTTCCATATCTATTTTAATGTATAAAGAAACGATGGAGAACTCCTAAGCAGAACAAGAACAGGATGTTTGTTTGCATTTCGTCGTCCTGCTACCACTAATATGATGGTGTGTTAACTTGGTGAAAAGGAGATAAAGAGTGGCAAACCAAATAACAAGCAATCGAGGCTCCCGTTGGGCACGTATTCATAGACTAGTATTGTTTCATCTCTTTCCATGGAGAATCCCAATAGCCTCACTAGGTTTCTGTGTTGAAGCTTGGCTACTAATTCGACCTCGGTCTTGAATTCTTCGACTCCCTGTCCGGAGCTCCTAGATAGCCTCTTTGCTGCAATTTCTTGACCACCGGGTAGTGTACCCTGAAAACATAAGACATAAAAACTCGAAAGTTGCTCGTAACGGACGCTTCCTATTGCTTCTTCATTGTATAAGAATTAGGCATCGGCTTCTTGATAAGTCAAAAGCTGAATGATCTGATTGAACATCTTAATTACCTTGTAAACTGGACCAAATCCGCCTTCCCCTAACTTCTTGTCATTCGAGAACTTGTTTGTGGCGGCTTCTATCGTTCGCAGATCAAATTGCAGGGAATGGAGTTCAGAAATTTGCCTCCTAACTGGCAGTAAAATAGTTCAGATATCTTTAGAATCTAGTGAAACAGAATCAATAAACTTGTATGCATGCCATAGCATTATTCGGTCAAGTTACCAATCGGATCTTCTTCTGTACGACTTCCGCTCTCCCTTCTTAAAGCTCTTCTTCCTCGTAGTAAATGCCAGACTATCATGCAAAAAAGTAGCGTCGATCCTACGGCTCCAGCGAGGATTGCAGCCGATATTTTCAACAGGAAGTGCACTTTCCCTGCATTTGTTGGCGGAGTTAATAGTTTCAATTACATACATGAAAGTATGGCTCCTTCTCGTGATGGAAGCTTCATGTTCGAGCACATAGACGAGACAAGAGATTCCCCAACTCCATTCAAATGCTGTAGCAATTGAGCAATCTAACTGCAAAGATTTTAACAGTGgtagaattgaaaagaaaagaactcttTTGCTGGCTGAAAATCTCTTAATAACTCCTCGAAGAGCAATGACACAGCTTAAGCGGACAACATAAACTCAGTTGTAATCTTAGATGTAGTAACAAGTATGATGATGAACTTTTGAAAAATCCAATATGAAGGTCTACCGTACCTTTTGAGCTGCTCCGGTAAAACGGGTAAATCTCGAACCTGACAAAGCAACTTGGAAGCAACACTCGGCCCCCGATTTTCCCCTTTTGGAGGGTTAAGAGGCTCGATAAGGCGTTGCGAAGGCACTCTGAACAATTGTTATTGGAAATATAAGGCACACATTGTGCGAATGTGTACAACGTTTTCTCCTGGCTTAACTTGGCGTCGCAATGGCCATACATCCTAGGAGGATGCCGAGCAACCTCTCTAGCCGCGTGATCCATCGTCTTGTTCAGAAGCTTCATGAATTCATCTGGCTGTTCTATATTCTCTTCATTGTATCCATCCAACAGAGGTGCCAGCTCCATCTTCCTGGTGAAATTGGAGTCGGAGAAGCGCAACATGCACTGATCGTACCACAAGAAGGAGACTTTCGTCATCCGGCATATCCGGGTTATCGCAAGTCTCGCGTTCTTGACGCATTCTGCGCACTCTTTCTTTGAGACATCGCCTTTGCACATAAAGCTGCCGTAGACGGCCTCGCTCGAGCTGGCTTCCCTCGAAGTGAAGTTGAACCCGTCAACAGCGTCGGCACCCGCTTCTCTAACGAGATCATCGAGAACACGATCGAGGTTGGTGTGGTAGGTGCTATGGGAAGAGAAGGTGGTTGAGTTTGAGCAGTGATGTTTGCTCATGGTGAGGGTGGATTCAGCAGCTTTGATGGTGAAAAAACTGAGGATGAAAGGAAGCAGAAAACGTGCCATCGGCAtccttttgctctctctcttttccattcAATTGCGAGGCCACAACAGAGATGTTTGAAGATGGTAAAGGACTACGAGTCTACGTGACTCTGTACATCATCCACCTTCAATCGCGGAttctcaaaaagtaaaaaaaaaaaaaaatatgggaagTTTGTCCCGCTTGAGCCATTGCTAACTGTGTTTGTGGAGAACTATGTAACACATGGGTTTTGTCTTTTGCCTATTTCTTTCCTAAGAGCTTGATTTCTTGAATGACATGATGGGGGTGACACCGGTCCTGTTCCAACTCGGGAATGATACTGAACGAGATCGAACCGGCCGATTCTAGGCAATTCTTAGcttcaaaaattcgaaaccgGCAACAATCGATCCGATTTCCAGTGCTAGGTGTGGAACCAAACCTCCTAGACTGACCGGACCAGACCGATATGTCAATTATAATTTGTTTTCTCTTAAAGTAAAAGATGATTGGAGGCAGTAGCCTCTCAATTAGCCGAACCATTTCTTCCCAAGGCCAGTAGCTAAATAATATCCCATATATCATTGTGTGAATCCACATAATGGTATTTTTCTCCCAACTTTACTTCCTTTCCGGCCAACCAAGGGAACCAATAGAAAAGTTGACTCTCAAAAGTTCGAAGACATTTGATCCTTTGTCAGACGAAAATGGCTTGTGAAATGAGATTTGTCTTTGGCTCAGCTGAAGCACATGGTGCTCAGCTCAGACCCTTGCTCAAATTTGCATAGAGAGTTGAGACACACCAACAGTGCAGGAATATCTGCCGGTTCTTGGACCCACCTAAGAACCGTCCCGGAACGATTGGTCCCGTTCTAGGATCAGATGGCCAGATTTCCGGTTCCACAAACTAGGAACCAACCCTACCCAGCCCAGTTCTAAGTTCGAAGGTAGGAGTCAACGCACCTTGAAACCGATCATCTCTGATACCATGCTTGTTGTAAAAGATCAATGATGCTTTTACTCGGGGAGAAACTAGGGGGTCCCTTTGACCTTAGGGTCGAATAAAATGATGTAACCATTTTGGTTTATATTTTGGGTGGCatacattacaaaaaattctgGTTACCACTGAATCGATGCCACTTATGATTCTCTATTTCTAAAACCATCTAGAGCCACCTCTTCGCTTGGCATGATAAAATCTCATGGCACAAAGGCTCTATTTCTCTTCATTCAAATTTTAGACCAAATCCCCATCTCTAGTTTCGCAAAGTCCCAACGCCACAAACTCTAATATATCTCTATCCACCAGCACCCACCGCCACAAACGGCCCACCATTCTCTCGCTGCCGTCTCTGCCGCCGccgtcaatctctctctctctctctctctctctctccgaccaCTATGGAGAACCACAGATCGAGGTTTTTGGT
The sequence above is drawn from the Rhodamnia argentea isolate NSW1041297 chromosome 9, ASM2092103v1, whole genome shotgun sequence genome and encodes:
- the LOC115730944 gene encoding probable UDP-3-O-acylglucosamine N-acyltransferase 2, mitochondrial isoform X2, which translates into the protein MASMAVRLRKLAPFGAPSSVPLLLSKTKHEEKLNLFSAFAMGNIQSLSTCSVDASSRLEVVMDQVTGNFRDGQTEVELSMSLLALIQLHSLKWVLLYIQKQCWVHMYMSDQEQLLDPLLQLASQRILGFGFLVDESGNMLKKPQMLIARIGDHVEIGANTCIDRGSWRDTVIGDWSKIDNLVQIGHNAVIGKSCILCGQVGIAGSATLGDYVTLGGRAAVRDHVSITSKVRLAANSCVIRDIKEPGDYGGFPAVPIGIWRRQVVSRGWS
- the LOC115730944 gene encoding probable UDP-3-O-acylglucosamine N-acyltransferase 2, mitochondrial isoform X1 yields the protein MASMAVRLRKLAPFGAPSSVPLLLSKTKHEEKLNLFSAFAMGNIQSLSTCSVDASSRGGDGPSYREFQRWPNGGGTFHESACIDPTALIEVGAVVHPKAVLGAHVHVGSGTVIGPAVTVGQSTNIGYNVSLGNCTVGGSCIIHNGVCVGQDGFGFLVDESGNMLKKPQMLIARIGDHVEIGANTCIDRGSWRDTVIGDWSKIDNLVQIGHNAVIGKSCILCGQVGIAGSATLGDYVTLGGRAAVRDHVSITSKVRLAANSCVIRDIKEPGDYGGFPAVPIGIWRRQVVSRGWS
- the LOC115730944 gene encoding probable UDP-3-O-acylglucosamine N-acyltransferase 2, mitochondrial isoform X3, which gives rise to MASMAVRLRKLAPFGAPSSVPLLLSKTKHEEKLNLFSAFAMGNIQSLSTCSVDASSRDGQTEVELSMSLLALIQLHSLKWVLLYIQKQCWVHMYMSDQEQLLDPLLQLASQRILGFGFLVDESGNMLKKPQMLIARIGDHVEIGANTCIDRGSWRDTVIGDWSKIDNLVQIGHNAVIGKSCILCGQVGIAGSATLGDYVTLGGRAAVRDHVSITSKVRLAANSCVIRDIKEPGDYGGFPAVPIGIWRRQVVSRGWS
- the LOC115733411 gene encoding cysteine-rich receptor-like protein kinase 5, coding for MEKRESKRMPMARFLLPFILSFFTIKAAESTLTMSKHHCSNSTTFSSHSTYHTNLDRVLDDLVREAGADAVDGFNFTSREASSSEAVYGSFMCKGDVSKKECAECVKNARLAITRICRMTKVSFLWYDQCMLRFSDSNFTRKMELAPLLDGYNEENIEQPDEFMKLLNKTMDHAAREVARHPPRMYGHCDAKLSQEKTLYTFAQCVPYISNNNCSECLRNALSSLLTLQKGKIGGRVLLPSCFVRFEIYPFYRSSSKGKVHFLLKISAAILAGAVGSTLLFCMIVWHLLRGRRALRRESGSRTEEDPIVRRQISELHSLQFDLRTIEAATNKFSNDKKLGEGGFGPVYKGTLPGGQEIAAKRLSRSSGQGVEEFKTEVELVAKLQHRNLVRLLGFSMERDETILVYEYVPNGSLDCLLFDPMLSGQLDWSTRYKVMVGVARGLLYLHEDSRLRIIHRDLKASNILLDADMNPKISDFGLARIFGTDQTQASTNRIVGTYGYMSPEYLMFGHFSVKSDVFSYGVLMLEIITGKKNSQFFALDCDDGLLGYVWKHWSNRTPSEAVDPALSKAYSVNEVIKCMHIGLLCVQDDTEDRPTMDLVILMLNSESISIPVPQKPSFFFPVKKYIQPPCVLNSDQSTNKLDQSNSKIMSPWSAADSGCADSDPR